In Bacillus sp. NP247, one DNA window encodes the following:
- a CDS encoding DUF3885 domain-containing protein, giving the protein MQFKEYMNQTFPRVTLVPYIYFQWETHLHFDFGKDKYQDVEGTDDLNMEYFSQLYTCNKYVFEDIFSKEDTVFLVTNVYRFKQENIKNPQKINVYNRFIKKRDLKFHIRQETLPFLFEDEEADLYCTSQFSLKCLAEDIKYEPLIEAANHEDFPDLRPRLGRKKEISYPDVFFINVTKDIIMFIYDDRGCEVIAKNKEMIRGLYEKYKEWIPDYERESIDDLFK; this is encoded by the coding sequence ATGCAGTTTAAAGAATATATGAATCAAACATTTCCAAGAGTTACGTTAGTACCGTACATATACTTTCAGTGGGAAACTCATCTACATTTTGATTTTGGAAAAGATAAATACCAAGATGTAGAAGGAACCGACGATTTAAACATGGAATACTTCTCTCAACTATATACATGTAATAAATACGTATTTGAAGATATATTTTCAAAAGAAGATACCGTCTTTTTAGTCACAAATGTTTATCGATTTAAACAGGAAAATATAAAAAATCCGCAGAAAATAAATGTATATAATAGATTTATTAAAAAGAGGGATTTAAAGTTTCATATAAGACAAGAAACATTACCTTTTCTATTTGAAGATGAAGAAGCCGACTTATATTGTACATCTCAATTTTCTTTAAAATGTCTTGCGGAAGATATTAAATATGAACCGCTTATTGAAGCTGCTAATCATGAAGACTTCCCAGACCTACGTCCACGCCTAGGACGAAAAAAAGAAATTTCATATCCAGATGTATTTTTTATAAATGTAACAAAGGATATTATCATGTTTATTTATGATGATAGAGGATGTGAAGTAATCGCGAAGAATAAAGAAATGATACGGGGTTTATATGAGAAGTACAAAGAGTGGATTCCAGATTATGAACGAGAGAGTATAGATGATTTGTTTAAATGA
- a CDS encoding bifunctional 2-polyprenyl-6-hydroxyphenol methylase/3-demethylubiquinol 3-O-methyltransferase UbiG, with the protein MITYYGELCTKIYENDKSIAVGKELDFYLSFAKDKNMAVLEPMCGNGRMLIPFMQNGVNIEGFDISKDMLKVCKDKAEKLNLKPVVSQVRIEEYHSDRKYDLIMIPIGSFSLLPNNLVDISLQNMKNGLKENGKLLLTIVQGGSETEQILDWIETNRKEINNELIVEYRKVSYDEAQKLLNIKLKYEVIHDEKIAETEIMDFPIRLYDLKEFENILISNGFSQIVVHEIKDGYGEGNSFHVFECSI; encoded by the coding sequence TTGATTACGTATTATGGAGAGCTTTGTACAAAAATATATGAAAATGATAAATCAATTGCTGTTGGAAAAGAATTAGATTTCTATCTTTCGTTTGCAAAAGACAAAAACATGGCAGTGTTAGAACCGATGTGTGGAAATGGTAGAATGTTAATTCCTTTTATGCAAAATGGTGTGAATATAGAAGGATTTGATATTTCGAAAGATATGCTTAAAGTTTGTAAAGATAAAGCAGAAAAATTAAACTTAAAACCGGTTGTATCACAAGTAAGAATAGAAGAATACCATAGTGATAGAAAATACGATCTTATAATGATTCCTATTGGATCATTCTCTCTTTTACCAAATAATTTAGTAGATATTAGTCTTCAAAATATGAAAAATGGCTTAAAAGAAAATGGAAAATTACTTCTTACTATTGTACAAGGTGGAAGTGAAACAGAACAAATTCTAGATTGGATAGAGACAAATAGAAAAGAAATTAACAATGAATTAATTGTTGAGTATAGAAAAGTGTCCTATGATGAGGCACAAAAACTTTTAAATATTAAACTAAAATATGAAGTTATTCATGATGAGAAAATAGCAGAAACTGAGATTATGGATTTTCCTATAAGACTATATGATTTAAAAGAATTTGAAAATATACTTATTTCTAATGGATTTAGTCAAATTGTTGTTCATGAAATAAAGGATGGATATGGTGAAGGGAATTCATTTCATGTGTTTGAATGTAGTATATAA
- the mtnN gene encoding 5'-methylthioadenosine/S-adenosylhomocysteine nucleosidase, whose amino-acid sequence MIIGEVKCVMKRIAIVSAWEPELTYLHQHYPSERVEKRAAWEFYFHTINELEVISVITGVGKVSCASCVQLLISEFQPDELFMTGICGSLSNKVKNGHIVVALNTIQHDVTAAGSGEDVFNLYDGRTAPIETTRSLVRRIKKIRSFDPVHFGTFLSGDQRVRSSEMRYLLHTVYGALAVDQEVAAFAYVCHINKKPFLCLKAASDQANDKTKEEQKIFKMLACERACEHLIIFLRVYEITVVNNR is encoded by the coding sequence ATGATAATAGGGGAAGTGAAGTGTGTAATGAAACGTATTGCAATTGTATCTGCATGGGAACCAGAGCTTACGTATTTGCATCAACATTATCCAAGTGAACGTGTTGAAAAAAGAGCAGCTTGGGAATTCTATTTTCATACTATTAACGAATTGGAAGTTATTTCAGTTATTACTGGTGTTGGTAAAGTAAGTTGTGCTAGTTGTGTACAATTGTTAATTAGTGAGTTTCAACCAGATGAGTTATTTATGACAGGGATATGCGGAAGTCTATCAAATAAGGTGAAAAATGGCCATATTGTAGTGGCACTTAACACAATCCAGCACGATGTTACTGCTGCTGGCTCAGGGGAAGATGTTTTTAATTTATACGACGGTAGAACAGCACCTATTGAAACAACAAGATCACTAGTAAGAAGAATAAAGAAAATAAGGTCTTTTGATCCTGTTCATTTCGGTACGTTCTTATCTGGAGATCAGCGTGTTCGTAGTTCAGAAATGAGATATTTACTGCATACTGTATACGGTGCTTTAGCGGTTGATCAAGAAGTGGCAGCGTTCGCTTATGTGTGCCATATAAATAAAAAACCTTTTTTATGTTTAAAAGCCGCTTCGGATCAAGCGAATGATAAAACGAAAGAAGAACAAAAAATTTTTAAAATGTTAGCATGTGAACGAGCATGTGAGCATTTAATTATTTTTTTACGTGTTTATGAGATTACTGTAGTAAATAATAGATAG
- a CDS encoding GNAT family N-acetyltransferase, whose product MIQYKKCSELSIDLVYEAFKDGFSDYIIKMEVSKEDFIKRFFGPEGNSLEHSFLALDGDKSVGVILGGIKVYESIKTMRCGTLAIHPNYRGAGISQKLFELHKEEAIQNGCKQLFLEVIVGNGRAIHFYNKLGYEKVYELSYYNLNDFTKIINKDFKGIEVKQIEFQPFKFEIQKWLNFHINWQNDMDYIEKTNNTFYGAYVDNDLKGSICVNEQGKISFIFVDKDYRNIGIATRLLQVASEELKLSSLSIGFPNNNLLEGFLKKSGFEKNSLAQYEMYLLL is encoded by the coding sequence ATGATTCAATACAAAAAATGTAGTGAACTAAGTATAGATTTAGTGTATGAAGCTTTTAAGGATGGATTTTCAGATTACATTATTAAAATGGAAGTTTCAAAAGAAGATTTTATAAAAAGGTTTTTTGGGCCAGAAGGCAATTCGTTAGAACACTCCTTTCTTGCTTTAGATGGTGATAAATCTGTTGGTGTAATACTTGGTGGTATAAAAGTTTATGAAAGTATAAAAACAATGCGCTGCGGAACGTTAGCTATCCATCCTAATTATCGCGGTGCTGGTATTAGTCAAAAGTTGTTTGAACTGCATAAAGAAGAGGCGATTCAAAATGGATGCAAACAACTTTTTCTTGAAGTAATTGTAGGTAATGGCCGAGCGATTCATTTTTATAATAAACTTGGTTATGAAAAAGTATATGAACTTTCTTATTATAATTTAAATGATTTTACTAAAATAATTAATAAGGATTTTAAAGGTATTGAAGTAAAACAAATAGAATTTCAACCATTTAAATTTGAAATTCAGAAATGGCTTAACTTCCATATTAATTGGCAAAATGATATGGATTATATCGAAAAAACAAATAATACATTTTACGGTGCATATGTTGATAATGATTTAAAAGGCTCTATATGTGTAAATGAACAAGGTAAAATTAGTTTTATTTTCGTAGACAAAGACTATAGAAATATTGGTATTGCGACGCGATTATTACAAGTAGCAAGTGAAGAATTAAAGTTATCAAGTTTATCAATTGGGTTTCCAAACAACAATTTACTGGAAGGGTTTTTAAAGAAATCTGGATTTGAAAAGAATTCTTTAGCACAATATGAAATGTATTTATTGCTATAA